CCAGAAGCACAGTCACATACTTGGGCTTGTAAGCAGCCACGTCGTCATCAAAGCGTTGCAGTGCGTCCCAGGCTTTCGCTCCACCGACACCAGCGTTGTGGAAGACCAACCGCGTTTTCGGGAATCGTGTGTAGAAATAGTCTTCCACATACTGTGTGTAGAGGCACTGGTGGGTGATGCTGTCACCCAAGAAGACAATGCAGTCTCCTTCTTCGACTTGGATCTCGTCGAGGGGGCTGGCGATGTCCTGTGCGAGAATGCATGGTGTCAGCATCCCCATTGCTAAGTAAAATGAGTAGACTCTAAGCATTCGATCAGTCTCCGGGATCAAAAGTGGCCAATACGACAAAGCGTGATCCTAGAGAAAATCTTTCTGTGGTGCGAAGCAAGCGGGGCGAGCGTGGACGAATCAAACTCTTGGGCTGAGACTTACCACGATTGTGTCGAACAAGTTGTCGACCTTGGAACGCAACATGGTTGGACAATCGATTCACAATCACTGGTCGACCATGAACTCTATCGAACCACGTTCATGAAGTTGGGCCCGGAGCGTCCTCGCAAGCTGTTGGTCGTCACTTCTGGATTGCATGGAGTCGAAGGATTCCTCGGATCTGCAATTCAGGCGATGATCATTCGTCACTTTTCTAACCGACTCGATCCTGAAAGAGAGTCCGCCATTTTGCTCGTTCATGCGATCAATCCGTTCGGGTTTGATCAACTGCGGCGGTTCGATGAAAACAACGTGGATCTCAATCGCAACTTTCTTCTCAGGGGCGAAGAGTATCAAGGTGCGAACGAGGGCTATCGCAATTTGAATCGACTTTTGAACCCGCCGAACTGGCCACGCTTCGAGATTCCGTTTGCCTTACAGGCAGGCTGGAAGATCGCCCGACACGGACTCAATTCTCTTCAGCGGGCTGTTGCAGGGGGGCAGTATGACTACCCTTCCGGATTGTTTTTCGGAGGTCAGGAGCCAACACGGACGTTGCGAGCTTTAGAGAAAGTGTTGCTGCCGGAAATTCAATCAACCCCAGCGACATTGCATTTCGATATCCATTCTGGACTCGGTCTCTCCGGGGAGTACCAATTCCTCGTCGGGCATGAACTCTCTGCTGAGGAAATCGGATTGTTAAAGGTGCTGTCGGCGAATCGAATGAAGTTCCCCGAAGAAGACAAAGCGTACGAAGCCAAAGGGAATTTTAATCGGTGGATTCGACATCACGCTCCGATGGCTTCTTCGATCTGTCTGGAGTACGGAACCTTTCCGCCGGTTGAAGTTCTCGGTGCACTCCGAGCTGAGAATGCCGCTCATCACTGGGGCGAGCCGGGATCAAATCACTTCCGCGAGGCAAAGAACCGGCTCAAGGAAGCATTTTTCCCATCGTCGCGCAGTTGGCGATCAAGAGTCTATAATGAGTCGAAAAGTTTGTTTGATCGAATTTTCGACCTGTGGCTGAATCAATAGAGCAAGTTGCTCTGGCCTGTGCTCTCGTTTGCGCTGTTTCTATTGATAGAAGGCTGCGTTTGCTCGTGCCAGTGAATACAAACCAAATCAAAATGCTCTCGTTGCGGAGAAATTGAGGATGCGCGCTCTGATTATTGGATGTGGGTACGTGGGATTGCCCGTTGCCCAGCGATGGTGCGAAGACTCTTGGAAGGTCACAGCACTGACACGCTCGGAAACACATCGGAAAGAGTTCACCGAAGTAGGGATCGAGTCGGTTATTGGCAACGTGCTCGATCGAGAATCACTGCGTGCACTGCCGGAAGCGGATATTTGCCTCTATTCCGTCGGCTATGATCGGTCGGCAGACGACTCGAAGCGCGACGTCTATGTGCAGGGTCTGAGGAATGTGCTGAATGAGATCAGCGGCCGCATTCCTCGCTGTATCTACATCTCCAGCACAAGCGTCTACGGACAGCAGGACGGTGAGATCGTCAATGAAGATTCTGATTGTGATCCGGAAACTGAAGGGGGAAGAATTTGTCTGGCAGCGGAGGAACTCGTTCGAAACTGGAGCGATCAGGCAGATCATTCTTCCACGATTTTGAGGCTGGCCGGAATTTACGGTCCCGGGCGGCTGATTGGTCGGCGAGCGCAACTGGAGTCTCAACAGACGTTACCGGGAAATCCGCAGGCGTGGCTGAATCTGGTTCATCGCACCGATATCGTGGAGGCGATTCACAAAATCGCGACGTCTGCGTCGGCTCGCGACCTCTATGTGCTTAGCGACGGTACACCGACTCGGCGAATTGACTTCTATTCCGAATTGGCCAGACAGCTTGGAACTCATGCACCGGTGATGGGGCCGCCCCAGGAAACAGAACTCGGCAAGCGTGTCGATCCTTCGCGAATCATCGAGGACTTCGACTTCGCGTTACAGTTCCCTGACGTGAGAAGTGGGTTGGCAGCCAGTCTTGAACGTTGAGTGTTTCTGTCCAGAGCGTGACATCGGCTTGAGCGATCACGCGTAGAAATCAACAGGCAAAACGTCTACGCTCCTCGAAATGAGTTGCTCGCGCAATCGACGCGGACTCCTGTTTTCACATCACATCAAGTCGGAAGTTCCTTCAAT
The sequence above is drawn from the Thalassoglobus sp. JC818 genome and encodes:
- a CDS encoding SDR family oxidoreductase, giving the protein MRALIIGCGYVGLPVAQRWCEDSWKVTALTRSETHRKEFTEVGIESVIGNVLDRESLRALPEADICLYSVGYDRSADDSKRDVYVQGLRNVLNEISGRIPRCIYISSTSVYGQQDGEIVNEDSDCDPETEGGRICLAAEELVRNWSDQADHSSTILRLAGIYGPGRLIGRRAQLESQQTLPGNPQAWLNLVHRTDIVEAIHKIATSASARDLYVLSDGTPTRRIDFYSELARQLGTHAPVMGPPQETELGKRVDPSRIIEDFDFALQFPDVRSGLAASLER
- a CDS encoding M14 family metallopeptidase; the protein is MDESNSWAETYHDCVEQVVDLGTQHGWTIDSQSLVDHELYRTTFMKLGPERPRKLLVVTSGLHGVEGFLGSAIQAMIIRHFSNRLDPERESAILLVHAINPFGFDQLRRFDENNVDLNRNFLLRGEEYQGANEGYRNLNRLLNPPNWPRFEIPFALQAGWKIARHGLNSLQRAVAGGQYDYPSGLFFGGQEPTRTLRALEKVLLPEIQSTPATLHFDIHSGLGLSGEYQFLVGHELSAEEIGLLKVLSANRMKFPEEDKAYEAKGNFNRWIRHHAPMASSICLEYGTFPPVEVLGALRAENAAHHWGEPGSNHFREAKNRLKEAFFPSSRSWRSRVYNESKSLFDRIFDLWLNQ